The following proteins are encoded in a genomic region of Lactiplantibacillus plantarum:
- the purE gene encoding 5-(carboxyamino)imidazole ribonucleotide mutase, with protein MAKVGLIMGSISDWPTMQLAAEQLTALGVSYERHVISAHRMPQTLQSYGEEAASRGIQVIIAGAGGAAHLPGMLAANTLLPVIGVPIKTHTLNGVDSLLSIVQMPAGVPVATMAIGDAGAKNGALMAAQIIGLREPQVQHAIGEFRARQRQEAEQSERQF; from the coding sequence ATGGCGAAAGTTGGTTTGATTATGGGGTCAATTTCTGATTGGCCAACCATGCAATTAGCGGCAGAACAGTTAACGGCACTGGGAGTCTCTTATGAGCGTCACGTTATTTCGGCCCACCGAATGCCCCAGACATTACAATCCTATGGTGAAGAAGCAGCGTCACGGGGAATTCAAGTTATTATTGCGGGTGCGGGGGGCGCTGCCCATTTACCCGGGATGCTAGCTGCCAATACACTACTCCCGGTAATTGGGGTGCCCATTAAGACCCATACGTTGAACGGAGTTGATTCGTTATTGTCAATCGTACAGATGCCAGCTGGCGTACCCGTGGCGACGATGGCGATTGGTGATGCGGGGGCTAAGAATGGTGCGCTAATGGCCGCCCAAATTATCGGTTTACGGGAACCACAAGTACAACATGCAATTGGAGAATTTCGTGCTCGTCAACGTCAGGAGGCTGAACAAAGTGAACGCCAATTTTAA
- the purK gene encoding 5-(carboxyamino)imidazole ribonucleotide synthase has protein sequence MNANFKEALLPPATIGIVGGGQLGQMMTLSAKAMGYRVGVLDPTPKAPAAQVADFQIVAAYDDQAALLDLARRSDVLTYEFENVDENALIAAQAYAKLPQGTALLHITGDRLNEKQFLHDHGIPVTSFAPVTDLQSLNYALNRVGTPAILKTAAGGYDGHGQTDLDTAVVTKAASVLLTQPCILEARQKFRTEVSMMVTRSAAGVVTTFPLVENQHQHHILHTTIAPANVQPSVHSAARKIAVSIAESLELRGVLGIEFFVLPDDTLLVNELAPRPHNSGHYTIEACNISQFEAHIRSICGLPIPAITQTSPAVMRNLLGDDLTVARQQLVEHPEWHFHDYGKAAIKPQRKMGHVTVLNHDIDAALASVANLKGEQ, from the coding sequence GTGAACGCCAATTTTAAGGAAGCACTCTTACCACCCGCAACGATCGGAATCGTTGGTGGCGGTCAACTCGGTCAGATGATGACGCTTAGCGCGAAGGCGATGGGCTATCGGGTAGGTGTCCTTGACCCGACACCCAAAGCACCGGCAGCCCAGGTCGCAGATTTTCAGATTGTTGCGGCTTATGATGATCAGGCGGCTTTACTTGATCTAGCGCGCCGTAGTGATGTCTTGACCTACGAGTTTGAAAACGTTGATGAGAATGCTTTGATTGCTGCGCAAGCCTATGCAAAGTTACCGCAGGGCACTGCACTCCTGCATATTACTGGAGATCGTCTTAATGAGAAGCAATTTCTTCATGATCATGGCATCCCAGTCACATCTTTCGCACCGGTGACGGATTTACAGTCATTAAATTACGCCCTCAACCGTGTTGGTACGCCGGCAATTCTCAAAACGGCGGCAGGTGGCTACGATGGTCACGGACAAACGGATCTAGACACAGCAGTGGTGACAAAAGCCGCTAGTGTCTTATTGACACAGCCGTGCATTCTAGAGGCGCGGCAGAAATTTCGAACAGAAGTTTCCATGATGGTGACGCGTAGTGCTGCTGGTGTTGTTACGACTTTTCCGTTAGTTGAAAATCAGCATCAACATCATATCTTACACACAACGATTGCCCCAGCTAATGTTCAGCCCAGTGTTCATAGTGCGGCCCGCAAAATTGCGGTTTCGATTGCTGAATCTCTGGAACTACGCGGCGTGCTAGGAATCGAATTCTTTGTTTTACCGGATGATACTTTATTAGTCAATGAACTGGCACCACGCCCACATAATTCTGGTCACTATACGATTGAGGCCTGCAACATCTCGCAGTTTGAGGCCCATATTCGAAGTATCTGTGGCTTACCGATTCCGGCCATTACGCAGACCAGTCCGGCAGTGATGCGTAATCTGCTAGGTGATGACTTAACAGTGGCACGTCAACAGTTGGTTGAACACCCAGAATGGCATTTTCACGACTACGGTAAGGCGGCCATTAAGCCCCAGCGCAAGATGGGTCATGTCACCGTATTAAATCACGATATTGACGCAGCATTAGCGTCGGTGGCAAATTTGAAAGGGGAACAATAA
- the purC gene encoding phosphoribosylaminoimidazolesuccinocarboxamide synthase translates to MTAAIEKQALLYTGKAKAMYATNDPEILWVEYLDQATALNGKRKVPIDQKGRLNNRIASLIFKDLANHGIANHFIEQPSDYVQLVRRVTMIPLETVVRNAASGSFERKFAVPHLTKFAEPVLEFFYKSDQLDDPFINDSQIHALNVATPAIVAEIKRQALQVNQRLTAIFAAMGVQLVDFKIEFGLTTTGKVLLADEISPDSCRLVDLKTGASLDKDVFRKDLGDLTSVYQEVLTRLATVEEA, encoded by the coding sequence ATGACGGCAGCGATTGAGAAACAAGCTTTGCTTTACACGGGTAAAGCGAAAGCGATGTATGCCACTAATGATCCTGAAATTCTATGGGTCGAATACTTAGATCAAGCAACAGCGCTAAATGGTAAGCGGAAGGTTCCCATTGACCAGAAAGGCCGATTGAATAATCGCATCGCGAGTTTGATTTTCAAAGACTTAGCCAATCACGGCATTGCCAACCATTTTATTGAGCAACCTTCAGACTATGTGCAACTTGTCCGTCGCGTGACCATGATTCCCTTGGAGACAGTTGTTCGGAATGCGGCTTCGGGTAGTTTTGAGCGTAAATTTGCCGTGCCACACTTAACCAAATTTGCAGAACCAGTACTGGAATTTTTCTATAAGAGTGATCAGCTGGATGATCCATTTATCAATGATTCACAAATCCACGCGCTAAATGTTGCAACACCGGCAATCGTGGCGGAAATTAAACGGCAGGCCTTACAGGTTAACCAGCGTTTGACGGCAATTTTTGCGGCGATGGGGGTACAGCTCGTTGATTTTAAAATCGAATTTGGGTTGACGACCACCGGTAAAGTCTTGCTGGCTGATGAAATCTCACCAGATAGTTGTCGGTTAGTCGACCTAAAGACCGGTGCATCGCTTGATAAGGATGTCTTCCGCAAGGATCTAGGCGACTTGACTAGTGTTTATCAGGAAGTATTGACGCGGCTAGCAACCGTTGAGGAGGCCTAA
- the purS gene encoding phosphoribosylformylglycinamidine synthase subunit PurS → MYLVKIYVTYKQSILDPKGEAIHDALHRLGYTNVDAVELGKYFEVKIHADDRPVAAEIDEMCDRLLANVNMETYRYEITEMEAL, encoded by the coding sequence ATGTACTTAGTTAAAATCTATGTGACTTATAAGCAATCAATTCTAGACCCCAAGGGTGAGGCGATTCATGATGCCTTACACCGACTTGGATATACGAATGTCGATGCCGTTGAATTAGGTAAGTATTTTGAGGTGAAAATTCACGCGGATGATCGGCCAGTTGCCGCTGAAATCGACGAGATGTGTGATCGCTTGTTAGCCAACGTTAATATGGAAACTTATCGTTACGAAATTACTGAGATGGAGGCTTTGTAA
- the purQ gene encoding phosphoribosylformylglycinamidine synthase subunit PurQ yields the protein MMKFAVPVFPGSNCDHDMVNALRDILHVTADLIPATATSLADYDAVVLPGGFSYGDYLRSGAIARFAPIMPAVIAFANAGKPVIGICNGFQVLTEAGLLPGALQANRSAKFICQDSPLRIANHETIFTTAYGSTDQISLPIAHGEGNYYCDEATLAQLRANHQIIFEYVENPNGSTANIAGITNEAGNVLGMMPHPERAVEMILGSTDGLGIFQSVIASQEEVTHA from the coding sequence ATGATGAAATTTGCCGTACCAGTCTTTCCTGGTTCTAATTGTGATCATGACATGGTGAATGCCTTGCGCGATATTTTACACGTTACGGCTGATTTGATTCCGGCGACAGCGACCTCATTAGCAGATTATGACGCGGTGGTGTTACCTGGTGGCTTTTCGTACGGTGATTATTTACGGAGTGGTGCGATTGCCCGCTTTGCGCCCATCATGCCGGCCGTTATTGCATTTGCTAACGCTGGTAAACCAGTCATCGGAATCTGCAATGGCTTTCAAGTCTTGACCGAAGCCGGATTATTACCTGGTGCATTGCAGGCCAATCGCTCAGCGAAGTTTATTTGTCAGGACAGCCCATTACGAATTGCCAATCATGAGACGATTTTTACCACCGCATACGGATCGACAGATCAAATTAGTTTACCGATTGCCCACGGCGAAGGCAATTATTATTGTGATGAGGCCACCTTGGCGCAATTACGTGCTAATCATCAAATCATCTTCGAATACGTCGAGAATCCAAATGGCAGCACGGCTAATATTGCTGGCATTACAAATGAAGCGGGAAATGTGCTTGGGATGATGCCCCATCCGGAACGGGCCGTGGAGATGATCTTAGGTTCCACGGACGGTCTCGGAATTTTTCAATCGGTCATTGCGAGTCAAGAGGAGGTCACCCATGCTTAA
- the purL gene encoding phosphoribosylformylglycinamidine synthase subunit PurL, with the protein MLKKQPLSPTDVRDSKVYRDWGLTDAEYQLLTDKVLQRLPNETETGLFSGMWSEHCSYKNSKPVLKKFWTQGEQVLEGPGEGAGIIDIGDGQAVVFKAESHNHPSAVEPYEGAATGVGGIIRDIFSMGARPIALLDSLRFGEPTDAHTKYLISQVVAGIGGYGNCIGIPTIGGDTVFDASYQKNPLVNAMCVGILDQADIQKGQATGIGNAVIYVGAKTGRDGINGASFASAEFNDANETQRSAVQVGDPFMEKLLMEACLEVIHEHRDVLIGIQDMGAAGLVSSSAEMASKAGSGLSLNLDLVPQRETGMTPFELMLSESQERMLLCVKAGAEAEIYQVFEKYGLDAVTIGKVTAGHQYQLFHHGKLVADVPVDALATKAPVYEREKKRPTRLNHQSHHQFMPRLVDATGTLKKMLQQPTIASKASLYGTYDSQVQTNTVVKPGSDAGVIRIRHTDKALAVTTDVNGRYLYLNPRVGGEIAVAEAARNIVASGGQPLGITDCLNYGNPEKPEQFYDLDESAMGIARACQLFNTPVISGNVSLNNESNGEAIYPTPMIGMVGLIKHQKDITTSDFKHAGDAVYVLGTTEANFNGSELQKMLTGTISGELFDFDLVTENRNQRLLLTAIQKGLVASAHDVSEGGLITTIAESCFPQNIGVELASDLPAANFFAETQSRFVISVTPAQQAAFESLMEPYVTYLGRTTATDRLHVQTADQAFDIKVSFAKQLWEGALPCLLK; encoded by the coding sequence ATGCTTAAAAAGCAACCATTATCACCTACAGATGTTCGCGATTCTAAGGTCTATCGGGATTGGGGCTTAACCGATGCTGAGTATCAATTATTAACGGATAAGGTCCTTCAACGCTTACCTAACGAGACTGAAACCGGGTTGTTTTCCGGCATGTGGAGCGAACATTGCTCCTACAAGAATTCAAAACCAGTCTTGAAAAAATTTTGGACGCAGGGTGAACAGGTACTTGAAGGGCCTGGTGAAGGCGCCGGTATTATCGACATCGGTGATGGTCAGGCCGTGGTCTTTAAAGCTGAAAGTCATAATCATCCGTCTGCAGTTGAACCTTATGAGGGTGCGGCAACGGGTGTGGGTGGTATCATTCGGGACATCTTTTCGATGGGGGCCCGGCCGATTGCGCTGCTGGACAGTCTTCGCTTTGGGGAACCGACTGATGCTCATACGAAATACTTGATTTCGCAAGTAGTCGCCGGCATTGGCGGTTATGGCAACTGTATTGGAATTCCGACAATCGGTGGTGATACGGTATTTGATGCGAGTTATCAGAAGAACCCGTTGGTGAACGCCATGTGTGTTGGAATCTTGGATCAAGCTGATATTCAGAAGGGCCAAGCAACAGGAATTGGCAACGCCGTTATTTATGTCGGCGCAAAAACGGGGCGTGACGGCATTAACGGTGCGTCCTTTGCCTCTGCTGAATTTAATGACGCCAATGAAACCCAGCGTTCCGCGGTTCAAGTTGGTGATCCCTTTATGGAAAAATTATTGATGGAGGCGTGTCTCGAGGTTATTCATGAACATCGTGATGTTTTAATCGGGATTCAAGATATGGGCGCGGCGGGCCTAGTTTCCTCCTCAGCCGAAATGGCGTCCAAAGCAGGCAGTGGGTTGTCACTGAATCTTGACTTGGTACCACAACGTGAAACTGGCATGACGCCGTTTGAACTGATGCTCTCTGAATCACAGGAGCGGATGTTACTATGTGTCAAAGCTGGTGCCGAAGCAGAAATTTATCAAGTCTTTGAAAAGTACGGTCTTGATGCTGTCACAATTGGTAAAGTGACAGCCGGCCACCAGTATCAATTATTCCATCATGGTAAGTTAGTTGCAGATGTTCCCGTCGATGCACTTGCGACCAAAGCGCCGGTCTATGAACGCGAAAAGAAACGACCAACGCGCTTGAACCATCAGAGCCATCATCAATTTATGCCACGACTAGTTGATGCAACTGGCACATTGAAGAAGATGCTCCAACAGCCAACGATTGCTTCCAAAGCGTCGTTATATGGAACGTATGACTCGCAGGTCCAAACGAATACGGTCGTCAAGCCGGGTTCCGATGCGGGGGTCATACGGATTCGACATACGGATAAGGCGTTGGCGGTCACCACCGATGTTAACGGGCGATACTTATACTTAAACCCCCGTGTCGGTGGAGAAATCGCCGTTGCGGAAGCTGCTCGAAACATTGTCGCTTCCGGTGGGCAACCTTTAGGCATCACTGATTGCTTGAACTATGGTAATCCAGAGAAACCTGAACAATTTTACGATTTGGACGAATCGGCGATGGGCATCGCTCGTGCCTGCCAATTATTCAATACGCCCGTGATTTCTGGCAATGTCTCGTTGAACAATGAATCGAACGGGGAAGCCATCTATCCCACCCCAATGATTGGGATGGTCGGGTTAATTAAGCATCAGAAAGATATTACGACTAGCGATTTTAAACACGCTGGCGATGCAGTCTACGTGTTAGGTACCACAGAAGCCAATTTCAATGGTAGTGAGCTGCAAAAGATGTTGACGGGAACAATCAGTGGCGAGCTGTTTGATTTTGACCTTGTGACTGAAAATCGTAATCAGCGTCTATTGTTAACTGCGATTCAAAAAGGACTAGTTGCTAGTGCCCACGACGTTTCTGAAGGTGGCTTGATTACGACGATTGCCGAATCATGTTTTCCACAAAATATCGGGGTGGAACTGGCCAGTGACTTGCCCGCTGCCAACTTCTTTGCGGAAACGCAGTCACGATTTGTTATCTCGGTGACACCAGCACAGCAAGCCGCGTTTGAAAGTTTAATGGAACCATATGTGACCTATTTAGGACGAACAACTGCAACGGATCGGCTACACGTTCAAACTGCTGATCAGGCGTTTGATATTAAGGTTAGTTTCGCCAAACAGTTGTGGGAAGGGGCCTTACCATGCCTACTGAAGTAA
- the purF gene encoding amidophosphoribosyltransferase has product MPTEVRSLNEECGVFGVWGSPDAAQLTYFGLHALQHRGQEGAGITANDHGKLQTERGLGLLADVFRDPRRLARLTGQAAVGHVRYATAGNHGLENIQPLSFNFSDSQFALAHNGNLTNAVTLRRRLEQHGAIFHASSDSEILMHLIRRSPAATLTEQVKDALRQVHGGFAYLLLTNDCLIAALDPNGLRPLVVGQLPTGGYVVCSETCALDTIGATFVQDVQPGELLTIDDHGLTIDHYTTDTQLAICSMEFIYFARPDSDIHGVNVHSARKRMGAQLAVEQPVDADIVVGVPNSSLSAATGYAEASGLPYEMGLIKNQYSSRTFIQPTQALREQGVRMKLSAVKGVVAGKRVVLIDDSIVRGTTSRRIVKLLKDAGAKSVHLRIASPPLRYPCFYGIDIQSTNELIAAQQTIREMCQTFGADSLGFLSEQGVVDAVGLSTTEPYGGLCMAYFNGDYPTALYDYQAEYDAEIAQLQANHEGVIK; this is encoded by the coding sequence ATGCCTACTGAAGTAAGAAGTCTGAATGAAGAATGTGGCGTCTTTGGGGTTTGGGGCTCGCCGGACGCCGCCCAATTAACGTACTTTGGGCTCCATGCGTTACAACACCGGGGGCAAGAAGGAGCCGGTATCACGGCGAATGATCACGGCAAACTGCAGACGGAACGCGGACTAGGGTTGTTGGCTGATGTCTTTCGGGACCCACGGCGGTTGGCACGTTTGACGGGTCAAGCTGCAGTCGGCCATGTACGTTATGCCACGGCTGGTAATCATGGATTGGAAAACATTCAACCCTTGAGTTTTAATTTTAGCGACTCACAGTTTGCACTCGCACATAACGGCAATTTGACGAACGCGGTGACACTGCGGCGACGGTTGGAACAGCATGGTGCCATTTTTCATGCTAGTTCTGATAGTGAGATTTTAATGCATCTGATTCGACGCAGCCCCGCAGCAACGTTAACGGAACAGGTTAAGGATGCTTTACGTCAAGTCCACGGAGGCTTTGCTTACTTACTACTAACGAATGATTGTTTGATTGCCGCTTTGGATCCTAACGGGTTACGACCATTAGTCGTCGGTCAGTTACCCACGGGCGGGTACGTCGTTTGTAGTGAAACTTGCGCGCTTGATACGATTGGTGCGACGTTTGTTCAAGATGTTCAGCCGGGAGAATTGTTAACGATCGATGATCATGGTTTGACGATCGACCATTATACGACTGATACACAGTTGGCGATTTGTTCAATGGAGTTTATCTACTTTGCACGTCCAGATTCTGATATTCACGGCGTCAACGTCCATTCTGCACGTAAACGAATGGGTGCTCAGCTCGCTGTTGAACAGCCCGTGGACGCCGACATTGTTGTCGGGGTACCCAATTCATCTTTATCAGCGGCGACCGGCTATGCGGAAGCGAGTGGCCTGCCTTACGAGATGGGATTAATTAAAAATCAATATTCGTCACGGACCTTTATTCAGCCGACCCAAGCATTGCGAGAACAGGGGGTTCGGATGAAGCTTTCAGCGGTCAAAGGTGTTGTCGCTGGTAAACGAGTCGTCTTAATCGATGATTCGATTGTACGTGGTACCACCAGTCGGCGGATCGTCAAATTATTGAAAGATGCGGGTGCAAAGTCAGTTCATTTACGAATTGCATCGCCACCATTACGCTATCCATGTTTTTACGGTATCGATATTCAATCGACTAATGAATTGATTGCGGCTCAGCAAACGATTCGGGAGATGTGTCAGACGTTTGGTGCGGACTCACTTGGTTTTCTCAGTGAACAGGGCGTCGTTGATGCAGTTGGCTTGTCGACCACCGAACCGTATGGTGGACTATGCATGGCCTATTTTAATGGGGATTATCCAACGGCCCTGTATGATTACCAAGCCGAGTATGATGCGGAAATTGCGCAATTACAAGCCAATCATGAAGGGGTGATCAAGTGA
- the purM gene encoding phosphoribosylformylglycinamidine cyclo-ligase, producing the protein MSDAYKRAGVDINAGYDVLKTVKQMSGNQQLGAFGGAFPLSSDATANDPVLVAGTDGVGTKLLVAIAADQHTTIGIDLVAMCVNDILAQGATPQFFLDYLGLGHTDQKRVKAILTGVVTGCQQAHTALIGGETAEMPDMYGQDHYDLAGFAVGIANRADLLSPANVRAGDVLIGLPSNGLHSNGFSLVRDILFKQHDYQLTTVFDELGHDLQTELLRPTTIYVDAVQPLLQQKLVTSIAHITGGGLIENVARALPAGLSAHLELGQWPVPPIMTLLAELGGLTATDLRSTFNLGLGMVLVVHPDQVAAVTANLTANAQSYYRVGTVQTGTAPVVFEEAEHA; encoded by the coding sequence GTGAGCGATGCGTATAAGCGGGCTGGCGTTGATATCAACGCTGGTTACGACGTCTTAAAGACGGTCAAACAAATGAGTGGCAATCAGCAATTAGGCGCGTTTGGGGGGGCGTTTCCACTTAGTTCGGATGCAACTGCCAACGATCCCGTGTTAGTAGCGGGGACGGATGGTGTGGGGACTAAGCTCTTAGTCGCAATCGCTGCTGATCAACATACCACGATTGGAATTGACTTGGTCGCAATGTGTGTGAATGATATTTTGGCACAAGGCGCGACCCCCCAGTTCTTTTTAGATTACTTAGGTCTTGGACATACGGATCAGAAGCGGGTCAAAGCCATTTTGACTGGCGTCGTCACGGGCTGTCAGCAGGCCCATACAGCGTTGATTGGTGGCGAGACTGCGGAGATGCCCGATATGTATGGTCAGGACCATTACGACCTCGCTGGTTTTGCGGTCGGAATTGCGAACCGCGCGGACCTGTTATCACCAGCAAATGTTCGGGCTGGGGACGTCTTGATTGGGTTGCCGTCTAATGGCCTCCACTCGAATGGGTTTAGTCTAGTTCGTGATATTTTATTCAAACAACACGACTACCAATTGACCACGGTTTTTGACGAACTTGGTCATGATTTACAAACGGAACTTTTACGACCAACGACCATTTACGTTGATGCAGTTCAACCATTATTACAGCAGAAATTAGTGACGAGTATCGCCCACATTACTGGGGGCGGCTTGATTGAGAACGTCGCCAGAGCGTTACCGGCGGGCTTGAGTGCGCACCTTGAATTGGGTCAATGGCCGGTGCCGCCAATTATGACGTTATTGGCCGAACTCGGTGGGCTGACTGCCACGGATCTTCGGTCGACCTTTAACTTAGGCCTGGGAATGGTTTTGGTCGTTCACCCCGACCAAGTGGCGGCTGTGACGGCTAATTTGACGGCCAACGCGCAGTCCTATTATCGCGTCGGAACAGTCCAAACTGGGACGGCCCCCGTCGTTTTCGAGGAGGCTGAACATGCCTAA
- the purN gene encoding phosphoribosylglycinamide formyltransferase gives MPNKIAVFASGNGTNFVALHQAIIERQLPVVIGLLVCDQPTAPVIDKARAANIPILIVDFHDYANKAAAEAIILTALQARQIKLVLLAGYMRIIGPTLLNAYSHKIINIHPALLPKFPGRHGIEDAFDAGVTETGVTIHYIDAGIDTGQIIAQRVVPVAPDDTLASLATRIHDCEHQFYPDVLQTLINEGAI, from the coding sequence ATGCCTAATAAGATTGCGGTATTTGCTTCGGGGAACGGCACCAACTTTGTTGCACTCCACCAAGCGATTATTGAACGGCAGTTACCGGTGGTGATTGGGTTACTCGTCTGTGATCAACCCACGGCGCCGGTCATTGATAAAGCCCGGGCAGCTAACATACCGATATTGATTGTTGATTTTCATGATTATGCGAATAAAGCGGCCGCGGAAGCCATCATTTTGACGGCCTTGCAAGCGCGACAAATTAAACTGGTCTTATTGGCCGGGTACATGCGTATTATCGGTCCGACCCTCTTGAATGCGTATTCGCATAAAATTATCAACATCCACCCAGCATTGTTACCGAAATTTCCAGGTCGTCACGGTATCGAGGATGCTTTTGACGCTGGTGTGACTGAGACGGGCGTTACCATTCACTATATCGATGCCGGAATCGATACCGGGCAAATTATTGCCCAGCGGGTCGTTCCGGTTGCACCAGACGATACGCTAGCCAGCCTGGCGACCCGGATTCATGATTGTGAACACCAATTTTATCCAGATGTATTACAGACACTCATTAATGAAGGAGCAATTTAA
- the purH gene encoding bifunctional phosphoribosylaminoimidazolecarboxamide formyltransferase/IMP cyclohydrolase codes for MTKRALLSVSDKQGLTDFAKGLVALDYELISTGGTKKALEAADIPVIGIEEVTGFPEMLDGRVKTLHPKVHAGLLARRDLPAHMAQLKEAGIQPIDMVVVNLYPFKATIQQPDVTQAEAIEQIDIGGPSMLRSAAKNFAAVLPIVDPADYEQILADLQTDAVTPALRQRLAAKVFQHTAAYDALIAQYLTTEEFPEKLTLTYDKKQALRYGENSHQKAAFYENALPAHFSITGAKQIHGKELSYNNIKDADAALRMVCEYQQPAVVAMKHMNPCGVGLGTTIEAAWDKAYEADSISIFGGIIALNRPVDLATAEKMHALFLEIIIAPSFDDDAFAILAKKKNLRLMTVDFEQTHTADKFETISVGGGLLRQEVDAAFETPADFTVVTATQPTPAQLKALAFGQQVVKHVKSNAVVVTTADRTLGIGSGQMNRIDSTKIAIGKAMQQAGYENAILASDAFFPMDDCVEYAAQHGIRAIVQPGGSIRDKDSIAMADRYGIAMVTTGVRHFRH; via the coding sequence ATGACAAAACGTGCGTTGTTAAGTGTTTCTGATAAACAGGGATTAACTGATTTTGCGAAGGGCCTCGTTGCCCTTGACTATGAATTGATTTCAACAGGTGGGACCAAAAAGGCACTGGAAGCAGCTGATATTCCAGTCATCGGAATCGAAGAAGTGACCGGTTTTCCTGAAATGCTTGACGGTCGGGTCAAAACGCTCCATCCTAAGGTTCACGCCGGACTATTAGCACGACGTGACCTGCCAGCGCACATGGCGCAATTAAAAGAAGCTGGTATTCAACCGATTGACATGGTCGTGGTTAACCTGTACCCATTCAAAGCAACCATTCAACAACCAGACGTCACACAAGCTGAAGCTATTGAACAAATCGATATTGGTGGTCCGTCGATGCTGCGTTCCGCAGCTAAGAACTTTGCCGCGGTACTGCCAATTGTTGATCCTGCTGATTATGAGCAGATTCTGGCTGATTTGCAGACGGACGCGGTCACACCGGCACTCCGTCAACGGTTAGCGGCCAAAGTTTTTCAACATACTGCGGCCTATGATGCCTTGATTGCCCAATATTTAACGACTGAAGAATTTCCAGAAAAGTTGACCCTTACTTATGATAAGAAGCAGGCCCTGCGTTATGGTGAGAACAGCCATCAAAAGGCTGCCTTTTACGAAAATGCCTTACCAGCGCACTTCTCGATTACGGGTGCCAAGCAAATTCATGGGAAAGAGCTTTCTTACAATAACATCAAGGATGCGGATGCCGCCTTGCGGATGGTCTGTGAATATCAGCAGCCGGCCGTAGTTGCAATGAAGCACATGAATCCGTGTGGGGTTGGCTTGGGTACGACGATTGAGGCTGCTTGGGATAAAGCCTATGAAGCCGATTCGATTTCAATCTTTGGGGGAATCATTGCCTTAAATCGCCCAGTCGATCTCGCAACGGCTGAGAAGATGCACGCACTCTTCTTGGAAATTATTATTGCCCCGAGTTTTGATGACGATGCCTTTGCTATTTTGGCCAAGAAGAAGAATCTGCGCTTGATGACGGTTGACTTTGAGCAAACGCACACGGCCGATAAGTTTGAAACGATTTCAGTCGGTGGGGGCTTACTACGTCAGGAGGTCGACGCGGCCTTCGAAACGCCAGCTGATTTTACCGTAGTCACCGCAACCCAACCGACACCTGCGCAGCTAAAAGCACTTGCTTTCGGCCAACAAGTTGTGAAGCACGTTAAGAGCAATGCGGTCGTTGTAACCACCGCAGATCGGACATTGGGAATCGGTTCTGGTCAGATGAATCGAATCGATTCAACTAAGATTGCCATCGGTAAGGCGATGCAACAAGCTGGCTACGAAAATGCTATCCTAGCTTCGGATGCGTTCTTCCCAATGGATGATTGCGTCGAATATGCTGCGCAGCACGGCATTCGTGCAATCGTGCAACCAGGTGGTAGTATTCGTGATAAGGATTCGATTGCCATGGCCGACCGTTATGGTATTGCGATGGTCACCACTGGTGTTCGACACTTCCGGCATTAA